In a single window of the Aminomonas paucivorans DSM 12260 genome:
- a CDS encoding signal peptidase II, with protein MKPRGCAGGAGATPPPPVRPPRRWSFAGWALALALLDQGVKAQVLRLGAEGLLPRDAGWAALAPSLNRGVAFSLGASGGWGLLLALGGLAALGALSARLRSSPLRCPELALLWGGALGNLTDRFLRGGVVDYLALRHPLPLPSLNLADLFLSAGALLLLADLLRPPGKDPSSAPPPG; from the coding sequence GTGAAGCCCCGTGGATGCGCGGGGGGGGCGGGGGCGACCCCGCCCCCCCCGGTTCGTCCCCCCCGCCGCTGGTCCTTCGCCGGGTGGGCCCTCGCCCTGGCGCTCCTGGACCAGGGGGTGAAGGCCCAGGTGCTGCGCCTGGGCGCGGAGGGGCTCCTCCCTCGGGACGCCGGGTGGGCCGCCCTGGCCCCCTCCCTCAACAGGGGGGTGGCCTTCTCCCTGGGGGCCTCCGGGGGGTGGGGCCTCCTCCTGGCCCTGGGGGGCCTCGCCGCCCTGGGGGCGCTCTCGGCGCGGCTGCGTTCCTCGCCCCTGCGGTGCCCCGAGCTGGCCCTCCTCTGGGGAGGGGCCCTGGGCAACCTGACGGACCGGTTCCTCCGGGGAGGGGTGGTGGACTACCTGGCGCTGCGCCACCCCCTCCCCCTGCCTTCCCTGAACCTGGCGGACCTGTTTCTCTCCGCCGGGGCCCTTCTGCTGCTTGCGGACCTTCTGAGGCCCCCGGGGAAGGATCCCTCTAGCGCCCCTCCACCTGGATGA
- a CDS encoding class I fructose-bisphosphate aldolase: MAKKQAKLEELLGAEAKELLTHRCAGIPKDQIHLPGPDFVDRVFLPSDRSVPVLRSLQQLFGHGRLGGTGYLSILPVDQGIEHSAAASFAPNPLYLDPENIVRLALEAGCNAVASTLGVLGSVARKYAHKIPFVLKLNHNELLSYPNQHDQTLFASVDQAWNMGAAAVGATIYFGSPESRRQILEISEAFHHAHELGMATILWCYLRNPAFVQGKTDYHVSADLTGQGNHLGVTIEADLIKQKLPENNGGFRALKFGKTDDRVYGDLVPDHPIDWVRWQVANCYMGRMGLINSGGASGSRDLEEAVHTAVLNKRGGGTGLILGRKAFQKPFKEGVALIQAVQDVYLNRDVTVA, translated from the coding sequence ATGGCCAAGAAACAGGCGAAGCTGGAGGAACTGTTGGGCGCAGAGGCCAAGGAACTGCTGACCCATCGGTGCGCAGGCATCCCCAAGGACCAGATCCACCTGCCCGGACCGGACTTCGTGGACCGGGTCTTCCTCCCCTCGGACCGTTCCGTGCCGGTGCTGCGGTCCCTGCAGCAGCTCTTCGGCCACGGAAGGCTGGGGGGCACGGGCTACCTGTCCATCCTGCCGGTGGACCAGGGCATCGAGCACTCCGCCGCAGCCTCCTTCGCCCCCAACCCCCTCTACCTGGACCCGGAGAACATCGTGCGCCTGGCCCTGGAGGCGGGGTGCAACGCCGTGGCCAGCACCCTGGGGGTCCTGGGGTCCGTGGCCCGCAAGTACGCCCATAAGATCCCCTTCGTCCTGAAGCTCAACCACAACGAGCTTCTCTCCTACCCCAACCAGCACGACCAGACCCTCTTCGCCTCGGTGGACCAGGCCTGGAACATGGGGGCGGCGGCGGTGGGAGCCACGATCTATTTCGGCTCTCCCGAAAGCCGTCGACAGATCCTGGAGATCTCCGAGGCCTTCCACCACGCCCATGAGCTGGGCATGGCCACCATCCTGTGGTGCTACCTGCGCAACCCCGCCTTCGTGCAGGGCAAGACGGACTACCACGTCAGCGCGGACCTCACGGGACAGGGAAACCACCTGGGGGTGACCATCGAGGCGGACCTGATCAAGCAGAAGCTGCCGGAGAACAACGGGGGGTTCCGGGCACTGAAGTTCGGGAAGACCGACGACCGGGTCTACGGGGACCTGGTGCCGGACCACCCCATCGACTGGGTACGCTGGCAGGTGGCCAACTGCTACATGGGCCGCATGGGGCTCATCAACTCCGGCGGGGCCTCCGGGTCCCGGGACCTGGAGGAGGCGGTGCACACCGCGGTGCTCAACAAGCGGGGGGGCGGCACGGGGCTCATCCTGGGGCGCAAGGCCTTCCAGAAGCCCTTCAAGGAGGGGGTCGCCCTCATCCAGGCGGTGCAGGACGTGTACCTGAACCGGGACGTCACGGTGGCCTAG
- a CDS encoding thioredoxin family protein yields MRELDWEGLQTVAAAPVRPVVVDVWDPCCPPCVALGPYFEELGESYGDRLDFYKYNRAEDRRIMQGLSLRGVPTLLFYLPGGELMRRLTGDQEATREALRQGLEDLLARVAG; encoded by the coding sequence ATGCGGGAACTGGACTGGGAGGGGCTGCAGACGGTGGCGGCGGCCCCGGTGCGGCCCGTGGTGGTGGACGTGTGGGACCCCTGCTGTCCCCCCTGCGTGGCCCTGGGGCCCTACTTCGAGGAACTGGGGGAGTCCTACGGAGACCGGCTGGACTTCTACAAGTACAACCGGGCGGAGGATCGGCGGATCATGCAGGGCCTGTCCCTGCGGGGGGTGCCCACCCTGCTGTTCTACCTGCCCGGGGGCGAGCTGATGCGCCGCCTCACGGGGGACCAGGAGGCCACCCGTGAGGCCCTGAGACAGGGGTTGGAGGATCTGCTGGCCCGGGTCGCCGGCTGA
- a CDS encoding DUF3798 domain-containing protein, whose product MTKLRTGILGLAAGLLLWALPAWAAAPFHIGVVTGTVSQGEDVLRGAERLLAQYGDVSKGGMVKHVTYPDNFMSEMETTIAQIVGLADDPKMKVIVVSEAIPGTTEAFRRVKEKRKDILCFAGEAQEDPAVIASAADLSVSQDFLSMGYIMVLAAKKMGADTYVHISFPRHMSYELLSRRRKILEQTCKDLGMKFVFETAPDPTSDVGVAGAQQYVLEKVPAWLAKYGKKAAFFSTNNAQVEPLLRRIAELGGFYVQTDSPLQGYPGAFGIDLSKQKGNFPAILKKIEQAVAARGGSGRLATWPYASGYAITAGLGEFGKRVVEGKARLGNFRHLMQALDAVSPGIAWNGSLYTDVATGVKTRNFVLVYQDTYVLGKGRLGLDKASVPQKIYRIK is encoded by the coding sequence ATGACGAAACTTCGCACGGGGATCCTCGGGTTGGCGGCGGGGCTGCTTCTGTGGGCCCTGCCCGCCTGGGCGGCGGCGCCCTTCCACATCGGCGTGGTGACGGGGACGGTCTCTCAGGGGGAGGACGTGCTCCGGGGGGCGGAGCGCCTTTTGGCCCAGTACGGAGACGTCTCCAAGGGGGGCATGGTGAAGCACGTGACCTACCCGGACAACTTCATGTCCGAGATGGAGACCACCATCGCCCAGATCGTGGGGCTGGCGGATGATCCGAAGATGAAGGTCATCGTGGTGAGCGAGGCCATCCCGGGGACCACCGAGGCCTTCCGGCGGGTGAAGGAGAAGCGCAAGGACATCCTCTGCTTCGCCGGGGAGGCTCAGGAGGACCCGGCGGTCATCGCCAGCGCTGCGGACCTGTCGGTGAGCCAGGACTTTCTCTCCATGGGCTACATCATGGTCCTGGCGGCGAAGAAGATGGGGGCGGACACCTACGTGCACATCTCCTTCCCCCGGCACATGAGCTACGAACTCCTCTCCCGGCGCCGGAAGATCCTGGAGCAGACCTGCAAGGACCTGGGGATGAAGTTCGTCTTCGAGACCGCCCCGGACCCCACCAGCGACGTGGGGGTGGCGGGGGCCCAGCAGTACGTGCTGGAAAAAGTCCCGGCGTGGCTGGCCAAGTACGGCAAGAAGGCGGCGTTCTTCAGCACCAACAACGCCCAGGTGGAGCCCCTGCTCCGGCGCATCGCCGAGCTGGGAGGTTTCTACGTGCAGACCGATTCTCCCCTGCAGGGGTATCCCGGGGCTTTCGGCATCGACCTGTCCAAGCAGAAGGGCAACTTCCCCGCCATCCTGAAGAAGATCGAGCAGGCGGTGGCCGCCCGGGGCGGCTCGGGACGTCTGGCCACCTGGCCCTACGCCTCGGGGTACGCCATCACCGCGGGTCTGGGAGAGTTCGGCAAGCGGGTGGTGGAGGGCAAGGCCCGTCTGGGGAACTTCCGGCACCTCATGCAGGCCCTGGACGCGGTCTCTCCGGGCATCGCCTGGAACGGCAGCCTCTACACCGACGTGGCCACGGGGGTGAAGACCCGGAACTTCGTCCTGGTCTACCAGGACACCTACGTGCTGGGCAAGGGACGGCTGGGCCTGGACAAGGCCTCGGTGCCCCAGAAGATCTACCGGATCAAGTAG
- a CDS encoding ASKHA domain-containing protein, whose product MADRPLRLVFLPSGATAEGIPGERIDDLALRAGVPLGHSCGGVGVCGKCRIRPKEGGAFLSPLSPTEERTLSPADRASGVRLACCATLRGSGAVLVLDTTEGTNEKILENLAPHTTLPWDDPRPGLGVSVDLGTTTVACCLLDLQGRKPLGLHSFLNPQIVFGDDVISRISASTAHPQGLEGLQGAIVRGLDDALREMAAQSGVPPREIREIVVAGNTVMEHLLLGVSPESIGKSPYAPAFLAHEPVRSASLGLRAPHPEAPVRLIPNVAGYVGGDIVAGTTAMEMDGELPLRLLVDIGTNNEIVLGNREALHCCATAAGPALEGARIRWGMRAQQGAVEGVRLAPEGLCLDVIGGGRPQGLCGSGLVDALALLLREGIVERSGRFVPPERCTHPQLRERLARDERGMTIFLLGDHREGVALTQKDVREVQLALGAIHTGVEVLLAERGVTREEVDEVLLAGAFGNNLHVPSAIAVGLVPDVPPEKVRSVQNTSGLGACRALASRSFYERTTRTAQRMRYIELSRLPDFQERFVRAMTF is encoded by the coding sequence ACGGATCGACGACCTGGCCCTTCGGGCCGGCGTCCCCCTGGGGCACTCCTGCGGCGGCGTGGGGGTCTGCGGGAAGTGCCGCATCCGCCCGAAGGAGGGGGGCGCCTTCCTGAGCCCCCTATCGCCCACGGAGGAGCGGACCCTGTCCCCTGCGGATCGGGCATCGGGGGTCCGCCTGGCCTGCTGCGCCACGTTGCGCGGAAGCGGCGCCGTCCTGGTGCTGGACACCACCGAGGGGACGAACGAGAAGATCCTGGAGAACCTCGCCCCGCATACGACGCTCCCCTGGGACGACCCGCGCCCCGGCCTGGGGGTCTCCGTGGACCTGGGCACCACCACGGTGGCCTGCTGCCTCCTGGACCTGCAGGGACGAAAGCCCCTGGGGCTGCACTCCTTTCTGAACCCCCAGATCGTCTTCGGGGACGACGTCATCTCCCGGATTTCCGCCTCCACGGCCCATCCCCAGGGCCTGGAGGGGCTCCAGGGGGCCATCGTCCGCGGGCTGGACGACGCCCTCCGGGAGATGGCGGCGCAAAGCGGCGTCCCCCCTCGGGAGATCCGGGAAATCGTGGTGGCGGGAAACACGGTGATGGAGCACCTTCTCCTGGGGGTCTCCCCGGAGAGCATCGGGAAAAGCCCCTACGCCCCGGCCTTCCTCGCCCACGAGCCCGTTCGATCCGCATCCCTGGGGCTTCGGGCTCCCCACCCGGAGGCGCCGGTGCGGCTCATCCCCAACGTGGCGGGCTACGTGGGGGGGGACATCGTGGCGGGGACCACCGCGATGGAGATGGACGGGGAACTCCCCCTGCGGCTTCTCGTGGACATCGGCACCAACAACGAGATCGTGCTGGGCAACCGGGAGGCCCTGCACTGCTGCGCCACCGCGGCGGGTCCGGCCCTGGAGGGGGCGCGCATCCGGTGGGGCATGCGGGCCCAGCAGGGAGCGGTGGAAGGGGTGAGGCTCGCGCCGGAGGGACTGTGCCTGGATGTCATCGGAGGGGGGCGCCCCCAGGGGCTCTGCGGTTCCGGGCTGGTGGACGCCCTGGCGCTTCTGCTCCGGGAGGGCATCGTGGAGCGGAGCGGGCGGTTCGTTCCCCCGGAACGGTGCACCCACCCGCAGCTTCGGGAACGCCTCGCCCGGGACGAGAGGGGCATGACGATCTTCCTCCTGGGGGACCATCGGGAAGGGGTGGCGCTGACGCAAAAGGACGTCCGGGAGGTCCAGCTGGCCCTGGGGGCCATCCACACCGGCGTGGAGGTGCTGCTTGCGGAACGGGGCGTGACGCGGGAGGAGGTGGACGAGGTCCTGCTGGCGGGGGCTTTCGGGAACAACCTCCACGTCCCCAGCGCCATCGCCGTCGGCCTGGTCCCGGACGTCCCCCCGGAAAAGGTGCGAAGCGTCCAGAACACCTCCGGCCTGGGAGCCTGCCGCGCCCTCGCCTCGCGAAGCTTCTACGAGCGGACGACCCGGACGGCCCAAAGGATGCGCTACATCGAGCTTTCCCGCCTTCCGGACTTTCAGGAGCGCTTCGTCCGGGCCATGACGTTCTGA